Proteins from one Larimichthys crocea isolate SSNF chromosome XX, L_crocea_2.0, whole genome shotgun sequence genomic window:
- the kcnj8 gene encoding ATP-sensitive inward rectifier potassium channel 8, whose translation MLARKSIIPEEFGLPGLASRLPRKPVFRDRVNKARFIAKNGSCNLAHKNIREQGRFLQDVFTTLVDLKWRFTLVIFTTTFVSSWLLFAMSWWLVAFAHGDLDPDRSNGTHCVTEVKSFTSAFLFSIEVQVTIGFGTRMITEQCPTAITVLIMQNIAGLIISAVMLGCIFMKTAQSNRRAETLIFSRHAVIAVRNNRLCFMIRIGDLRKSMIIGATVRLQVVRKTTTPEGEVIPIHQIDIQTESAVASNSLFLLAPLIICHIIDKNSPLYDLSAMELQCSDLEVIVILEGVVETTGITTQARTSYVSEEIQWGHRFVPIVTEEEGVYSVDYSKFGNTVKVATPRCSARELDEKPSILIQTLQKSELSHQNSLRKRNSMRRNNSMRKGAGSSGNLRRNNSGLVMPKVQFFTPSDGGQTLNAVT comes from the exons atgttgGCCAGAAAAAGCATCATCCCGGAGGAGTTCGGTCTGCCCGGGCTCGCCTCACGGTTGCCCCGCAAACCGGTGTTCAGGGACCGCGTGAACAAAGCGCGCTTTATCGCCAAGAACGGCTCGTGCAACCTGGCGCACAAGAACATCCGCGAGCAGGGTCGGTTCCTGCAGGACGTGTTCACCACGCTCGTGGACCTGAAATGGCGTTTCACGCTCGTCATCTTCACCACGACGTTTGTCAGCAGCTGGCTGCTGTTCGCCATGAGCTGGTGGCTGGTGGCGTTTGCGCACGGAGACCTGGACCCGGATCGGTCGAACGGGACGCACTGCGTCACGGAGGTCAA GTCGTTCACGTCGGCCTTCCTGTTCTCCATCGAGGTTCAGGTGACCATCGGCTTCGGAACACGTATGATAACCGAACAGTGTCCGACCGCCATCACCGTCCTCATCATGCAGAACATCGCGGGACTCATCATCAGTGCCGTCATGCTGG GTTGCATCTTCATGAAGACGGCTCAGTCGAACCGTCGAGCTGAGACGCTCATCTTCAGCCGCCACGCCGTGATCGCCGTCAGAAACAACCGGCTGTGTTTTATGATTCGTATCGGAGATCTGAGGAAGAGCATGATCATCGGAGCGACCGTCAGGTTACAG GTGGTGAGGAAGACGACCACACCTGAGGGGGAGGTGATCCCCATCCATCAGATCGACATCCAGACAGAGAGCGCTGTGGCGAGCAACAGCTTGTTCCTTCTCGCGCCGCTCATCATCTGCCACATCATCGACAAAAACAG CCCGCTGTACGACCTGTCGGCCATGGAGCTGCAGTGCAGCGACCTGGAGGTCATCGTCATCTTGGAGGGAGTCGTGGAGACCACGGGGATCACCACGCAGGCCCGGACCTCCTACGTCTCCGAGGAGATCCAGTGGGGTCACCGCTTCGTCCCCATAGTAACGGAGGAGGAGGGCGTGTACTCGGTGGACTACTCCAAGTTTGGCAACACGGTCAAG GTGGCGACGCCGCGCTGCAGCGCCAGAGAACTGGACGAGAAGCCGTCCATCTTGATCCAGACTCTGCAGAAGAGCGAGCTGTCGCACCAGAACTCGCTGAGGAAGCGCAACTCCATGCGACGCAACAACTCCATGCGCAAAGGCGCGGGGAGCAGCGGCAACCTGCGCAGGAACAACTCGGGACTCGTCATGCCCAAAGTCCAGTTCTTCACCCCGAGCGATGGAGGCCAGACCCTGAACGCCGTCACCTGA
- the echdc3 gene encoding enoyl-CoA hydratase domain-containing protein 3, mitochondrial, translating into MARGALCRAVGVFRLCRTSAPLSWTRFYSHTEPEPLTLRQQSGGIRRITLNNPRKRNALSLSMLESLRENILTDVDSDDLRVIIISAKGPVFSSGHDLKELTSTQGRDYHTKVFHTCAEVMTLIQDIPVPVIAMVNGVATAAGCQLVASCDVAVATQKSTFATPGVNVGLFCSTPAVAIGRAVPRKVAMEMLFTGTPISARDALLHGLISKVVPEEQLEEETMAIAQRVCQASRPVVALGKATFQRQMAQGRDAAYATASKVMVDNLALRDGQEGIRAFIEKRKPVWSNKVDKAHD; encoded by the exons ATGGCGCGCGGTGCACTGTGCAGGGCTGTCGGTGTGTTCCGGCTCTGCAGGACTTCAGCTCCGCTCTCATGGACCCGGTTCTACTCTCACACCGAACCGGAACCGCTGACGCTGAGACAGCAGAGCGGCGGGATCAG gaGAATAACGCTGAACAATCCCAGGAAGAGGAACGCTCTGTCTTTGTCCATGCTGGAGTCTCTCCGAGAAAACATCCTGACCGATGTGGACAGTGACGATCTCAGAGTTATCATCATATCAG cTAAAGGTCCGGTGTTTTCGTCTGGACACGACCTGAAGGAGCTGACGTCAACTCAGGGCCGAGACTATCACACAAAGGTGTTTCACACCTGTGCAGAG GTCATGACTCTAATACAAGACATACCTGTTCCGGTGATCGCCATGGTGAACGGCGTTGCCACGGCGGCCGGTTGCCAGCTCGTTGCCAGCTGCGACGTCGCCGTGGCGACGCAGAAGTCGACCTTTGCCACTCCGGGCGTCAACGTGGGTCTGTTCTGCTCGACGCCGGCGGTGGCCATCGGCAGAGCCGTGCCGAGAAAG gttgccatggagatgcTGTTCACGGGAACTCCCATCTCGGCCCGCGATGCTTTGCTGCACGGCCTCATCAGTAAGGTGGTGCCAGAAGAGcaactggaggaggagacgatGGCCATCGCCCAGCGGGTGTGTCAGGCCAGCCGACCTGTCGTCGCCCTCGGCAAGGCCACGTTCCAAAG ACAAATGGCTCAGGGTCGAGATGCAGCGTATGCAACCGCCTCCAAGGTGATGGTTGACAACCTGGCTCTAAGAGACGGACAGGAGGGGATCCGAGCTTTTATAGAGAAACGCAAGCCAGTGTGGAGCAATAAAGTAGATAAAGCCCATGACTGA